The Erwinia sorbitola nucleotide sequence AGCTTACTCAGCTCACTGGCGAGAGTCTTATCCAGACGATGCAGCCGTGCCGAATGGATTAAAAAGGCGCAGAGTGCGGTGGGAATACCCCAGAGAGCAATATGCAGCGGCTCGGTCTGAATTCCCGCCGACTCCTGCATAAAGTTGTGCATAAAGATAATTGCGCCAAAGGCGACAAAAATATCCTCACCAAAGAACAGCCCGACGTTATCGGTAGCTGCCGCCATCGCCCGCAGGCGATAACGCACCGCCGCAGGCAGTTCACCATAGCGGCTTTCAGCGGCACCTTCCGCCATGGGGGCCAGCAGCGGGCGCACCATTTGCGGGTGTCCTCCCAGGCTGGTCAGCCCCAGCGCAGCGGTGATCTCACGGGCCAGCAGGTAGACGATCATCAGCCTTCCGGCGGTGGCGCTGCGAATCCGGGCGATCCACGCCTGGGCTCGCTCTTTCAGACCATTACGTTCCAGCAGACCAATGATCGCCAGCGGAAGTAACAGAATAAAGGGCAAATTGCGGGTATTGAGGAATCCCGAACCGAGTTTTTCGAGGATATCGGCGACCGGCATCTGCGCCGTCAGTCCGGTGATTAATCCGGCAACGACGACAACGATGACCGGGTTAAAGCGCAGAAGAAAGCCCACCACGATGGCGGCGATCCCCGTAAGAGGCCAGAGATTGATGGCTGCATCCATAAAAAATCCTTAAAAGAGAAAAAACGCTCCGTTGATTAACGAAGGCTTATTATTGTTTAGCGACTGGTCACCTCAATCTGCTGCTGGCGAAATGCCTGGCGCAGCTTGCGGGCAAAATCGAGCGCGTGTGCGCCATCGCCATGCAGGCAGACCGTGTCGGCCTGAACCTTCACCCATTCGCCGTCCAGGCTCTGAACCTGGCCTTGCTGGATCATTGCCAGCGTTTGTGACAGTGCCTGCTCGTCACTCTCCACCAGCGCACCGGGCTGGTTACGCGGCACCAGCGAACCATCG carries:
- a CDS encoding DUF969 domain-containing protein, encoding MDAAINLWPLTGIAAIVVGFLLRFNPVIVVVVAGLITGLTAQMPVADILEKLGSGFLNTRNLPFILLLPLAIIGLLERNGLKERAQAWIARIRSATAGRLMIVYLLAREITAALGLTSLGGHPQMVRPLLAPMAEGAAESRYGELPAAVRYRLRAMAAATDNVGLFFGEDIFVAFGAIIFMHNFMQESAGIQTEPLHIALWGIPTALCAFLIHSARLHRLDKTLASELSKLNASALQQKGGR